One Owenweeksia hongkongensis DSM 17368 genomic region harbors:
- the rimO gene encoding 30S ribosomal protein S12 methylthiotransferase RimO: MRTKTLKKNKINIVTLGCSKNTYDSEILMGQLQANGKNVAHEEDDGNIVVINTCGFIDNAKQESIDTILNFVDKKQQGEVDKVFVTGCLSERYKPDLEKEIPDVDQYFGTRELPKLLKALRADYKKELVGERLMTTPQHYAYIKISEGCDRPCSFCAIPLMRGGHKSTPIEDLVTEAQKLAAKGVRELILIAQDLTYYGLDIYKKRALADLLKELVKVEGIEWIRLHYLFPAGFPEDVLDVIREEPKVCNYIDIPLQHISDPVLKSMRRGTTMAKTNRILDLMREKVPSMAIRTTLITGYPGETEEDFQTLKQWVQDMRFERLGCFTYSHEENTHAYNLEDDVPEEVKQQRAEEIMAVQQIISEELNAEKVGETFRVLIDRKEGNFFVGRTEFDSPDVDNEVLIDADYLKAGDFYNVKIESATDYDLYGVVVN, encoded by the coding sequence ATGCGCACTAAAACATTAAAGAAAAATAAAATCAACATCGTAACCCTTGGATGCTCCAAGAATACTTACGATTCTGAAATACTGATGGGGCAACTGCAGGCCAATGGCAAGAATGTAGCCCATGAAGAAGACGATGGAAATATTGTGGTAATCAATACTTGCGGGTTTATTGATAATGCCAAGCAAGAATCTATTGACACCATTTTGAACTTTGTAGATAAGAAGCAGCAAGGCGAGGTGGACAAAGTATTTGTGACCGGTTGCCTGAGTGAGCGCTACAAGCCAGATTTGGAAAAAGAAATTCCGGATGTGGATCAGTATTTCGGAACCCGTGAACTGCCAAAGTTGCTAAAGGCACTTCGTGCAGATTATAAAAAAGAATTGGTGGGTGAGCGCTTGATGACCACGCCTCAGCACTATGCCTACATTAAGATTTCTGAAGGTTGTGATCGCCCTTGTTCGTTTTGTGCTATTCCTTTGATGCGCGGTGGACACAAGTCTACACCTATCGAAGACTTGGTGACGGAAGCACAAAAGCTTGCCGCTAAAGGTGTTCGTGAGTTGATTCTTATCGCTCAGGATTTGACCTATTACGGTCTTGATATTTATAAAAAACGCGCTTTGGCAGATTTGTTAAAAGAGCTTGTAAAAGTGGAAGGGATTGAGTGGATTCGTCTGCATTACCTTTTTCCTGCGGGTTTCCCGGAAGATGTGCTTGACGTGATTCGTGAAGAACCAAAGGTGTGTAACTACATTGACATTCCATTGCAGCATATTAGCGACCCTGTTCTAAAATCTATGCGCAGAGGAACTACCATGGCTAAGACCAACCGCATTTTGGACTTGATGCGTGAGAAGGTACCAAGCATGGCTATCCGTACTACTTTGATTACCGGTTACCCGGGAGAAACCGAAGAAGACTTTCAAACCCTGAAACAATGGGTGCAGGATATGCGCTTCGAAAGGCTAGGTTGCTTTACCTACAGCCACGAAGAAAATACCCATGCTTACAATTTAGAAGACGATGTACCCGAAGAAGTGAAGCAGCAGCGTGCCGAAGAAATTATGGCCGTGCAGCAAATTATTTCTGAAGAGCTAAATGCCGAAAAAGTAGGGGAGACTTTCCGCGTGTTGATAGATCGCAAAGAAGGAAACTTCTTTGTAGGCCGTACCGAGTTTGACTCACCAGATGTGGACAATGAAGTGTTGATAGATGCCGATTACCTAAAAGCTGGTGATTTTTACAATGTGAAAATTGAAAGCGCTACGGATTATGATCTTTATGGTGTAGTGGTGAATTAA
- the ftsY gene encoding signal recognition particle-docking protein FtsY, whose product MGIFGKFFSKEKKEKLDQGLEKSKENMFSKLSRAVAGKSKVDEEVLDDLEEILVASDVGITTTVKIIERIEERVARDKYVGTGELNKILREEIANLLSENETEDATEFTLPAGNKPHVIMVVGVNGVGKTTTIGKLAAQFNRKGLKVVLGAADTFRAAAVDQLTIWSERVGVPIVKQGMGSDPASVAFDTLQSAVAQNADVVLIDTAGRLHNKINLMNELGKIKRVMQKVIPDAPHEVLLVLDASTGQNAIEQAKQFTKATDVSALALTKLDGTAKGGVVIGVSDQFQIPVKYIGVGEGIDDLQVFNKHEFVDSFFGEKNLG is encoded by the coding sequence ATGGGTATTTTTGGCAAGTTTTTCTCTAAAGAGAAAAAAGAAAAATTAGATCAAGGATTAGAAAAGTCTAAGGAAAATATGTTTTCCAAACTTTCGCGTGCTGTAGCGGGAAAGAGTAAAGTGGACGAAGAGGTTCTTGATGATCTTGAAGAAATATTGGTAGCCTCTGATGTAGGCATTACTACCACGGTAAAAATAATTGAACGCATTGAAGAGCGTGTGGCCAGAGATAAATATGTGGGCACCGGGGAGCTTAATAAAATACTGAGGGAAGAAATAGCGAATTTACTTTCAGAAAACGAAACGGAGGATGCTACAGAATTTACCCTGCCAGCAGGAAATAAACCGCATGTAATAATGGTGGTGGGTGTGAATGGTGTGGGAAAAACCACAACCATTGGTAAGCTTGCTGCTCAATTCAACCGTAAAGGACTAAAAGTGGTTCTCGGTGCTGCTGATACTTTTCGCGCAGCAGCGGTAGATCAACTTACTATATGGAGTGAGCGCGTGGGCGTGCCTATCGTAAAACAAGGTATGGGTTCTGATCCAGCTTCAGTAGCTTTTGATACCCTACAATCTGCGGTGGCTCAAAATGCGGATGTGGTATTGATAGACACTGCCGGTCGACTTCACAATAAAATAAATTTGATGAACGAGCTTGGAAAGATTAAGCGCGTTATGCAAAAAGTGATTCCCGATGCTCCGCACGAAGTATTGTTGGTGCTGGATGCCTCTACCGGGCAAAATGCAATAGAACAAGCCAAGCAGTTTACCAAAGCAACAGATGTATCAGCATTAGCTTTAACCAAATTGGATGGTACCGCAAAAGGCGGTGTGGTAATTGGCGTTTCTGACCAATTCCAGATACCCGTAAAATATATAGGAGTAGGCGAAGGAATAGATGATCTGCAGGTGTTTAATAAGCACGAGTTTGTAGATAGTTTTTTTGGGGAGAAAAACTTGGGTTAA
- a CDS encoding zinc ribbon domain-containing protein YjdM, with translation MSDSQPCPQCKSPYAYPMDSLMVCPECGHEWNPNEVDENALSVKDANGNTLEDGDSVVVVKNLPVKGHPKPIKAGTKVKNIRLVDGDHNIDCKIDGFGSMALKSEFVKKA, from the coding sequence ATGTCTGATTCTCAACCGTGCCCACAATGTAAATCACCCTATGCCTATCCCATGGATTCGCTAATGGTATGCCCCGAGTGCGGACATGAATGGAACCCGAATGAGGTGGATGAAAATGCTTTATCGGTAAAAGATGCCAATGGCAATACTTTGGAAGATGGAGACTCAGTAGTAGTGGTAAAAAACCTTCCGGTAAAAGGACACCCAAAACCTATAAAGGCTGGTACTAAAGTGAAAAACATTCGTCTTGTAGATGGAGATCACAACATAGATTGCAAAATAGATGGGTTTGGATCTATGGCTCTCAAATCTGAGTTTGTGAAGAAAGCTTAG
- a CDS encoding M48 family metallopeptidase produces MKLKAALLICLGISLQAYAQDWNYYKPIQSEGIIPSDFTEAYTNKYEREREHIGADVKGKDRKRQDNFHLRSEYFVDELLMGGDVIFGDTISDYCNRILDHLLKDDPGLRHKLRIYVVKSPDVNAYATGNGIIFINLGLIAQVENEAQLAYVIAHEVIHYKNEHVLNQYIEEEKIKDGEDLYRKSNRAEQVHALSTYSKSQELEADADGFRLFFKNSGYTHRAPVYVMDVLQYSYLPFDEIPFDSTFLSTEGMKLPSGYLLKNTAPITAEADYDDSESSHPNIKTRKLEILKRLNPKDTGVAYLISKPIFDHCQRLARYEISRLYLISGRYGQAIYHTFLLEQKYGTDRYQKLTVAKALNAATVYRNNGVLYKMITEWKEVEGESQQVFHIFDEFDREDLNTLTVAYTYEAYKNYPNDIAFKKLFTKSFHELVFENDLKPNDYRSAPQDTIKHDLFSLLDSADLPSGGRRSSKISNIQRKKKEQETMELSEEDYYKTAFTPYWSDSLFMTTFEDAVDEYNSTSYRDRKGYKSRRKRKKYDANYSLGIDSIVIISPDYAKLDERQKDGIKYLTTAEKLDEYKAELMNISDDINLNSQMLDYKNIESSDVDVFNDLSLMKNWIDERLMHENVDALVSDFDYMDPIGKKYGTNYISYTGNLSLRVRERNVAGKIIYSVFLFPVLPFTVADLLIPDYESFNYFFLFDISNGKALLAEYNYYKTNDSKDYLRSILYNHLIQVKAKAK; encoded by the coding sequence ATGAAATTAAAAGCTGCGCTGCTGATATGCTTAGGCATTAGCCTTCAAGCATATGCTCAAGATTGGAACTATTATAAACCTATCCAATCTGAAGGGATCATACCATCTGATTTTACCGAAGCTTATACCAATAAATATGAACGTGAACGCGAACATATTGGTGCTGATGTAAAAGGTAAAGACAGAAAAAGACAAGATAACTTTCATCTTAGGAGTGAATACTTTGTAGATGAATTGCTCATGGGTGGTGATGTGATATTTGGAGACACCATTTCAGATTATTGTAATCGTATTTTGGACCACCTGCTAAAAGATGACCCTGGCCTGCGACATAAGCTTAGAATATATGTAGTAAAAAGTCCGGATGTGAATGCTTATGCTACGGGCAATGGTATCATATTTATAAACCTTGGGCTTATTGCTCAAGTAGAAAACGAAGCTCAACTTGCTTATGTAATTGCGCATGAAGTAATTCACTACAAAAATGAGCACGTTCTCAATCAATACATTGAAGAAGAGAAAATAAAAGATGGTGAAGATTTATACCGCAAAAGTAATCGCGCTGAGCAAGTACATGCCCTAAGCACCTACTCCAAATCGCAAGAGCTTGAAGCTGATGCAGACGGCTTTCGTTTGTTTTTCAAAAATTCGGGGTACACACACCGAGCGCCAGTATATGTAATGGATGTACTTCAGTACTCCTACCTTCCTTTTGATGAAATTCCTTTTGATTCGACTTTCCTTTCTACAGAAGGTATGAAGTTACCTTCTGGTTATTTACTAAAAAATACGGCCCCTATTACTGCAGAGGCCGACTATGATGATTCGGAAAGTTCACATCCAAATATTAAAACCAGGAAGCTTGAAATACTGAAGCGCCTAAACCCTAAGGACACTGGCGTAGCATACCTTATTTCCAAGCCCATCTTTGATCACTGCCAACGCTTGGCTCGATATGAAATAAGCCGACTATACCTTATTTCAGGTAGATATGGCCAAGCCATTTACCACACCTTTTTGTTAGAACAGAAATATGGAACAGACCGTTATCAAAAACTTACAGTTGCTAAAGCTTTGAATGCAGCTACGGTGTATCGAAATAATGGAGTACTGTACAAAATGATAACTGAGTGGAAGGAGGTAGAGGGTGAAAGTCAACAGGTATTTCACATTTTTGATGAATTTGACAGAGAGGACTTAAATACACTCACCGTAGCTTATACCTACGAAGCTTATAAAAACTATCCTAATGATATAGCCTTCAAAAAGCTCTTTACTAAGTCATTTCATGAATTGGTTTTTGAAAATGACCTAAAACCAAACGACTATAGATCTGCACCGCAGGACACTATAAAACATGATTTATTCTCACTACTTGATAGTGCCGATTTGCCTTCAGGCGGAAGGAGAAGTAGTAAGATTAGCAATATCCAGCGTAAAAAGAAAGAGCAGGAAACTATGGAATTGTCTGAAGAGGATTATTACAAAACTGCCTTTACCCCCTATTGGAGCGACTCTCTTTTTATGACCACATTTGAAGATGCTGTGGATGAATATAACAGCACCAGCTACCGAGATAGAAAAGGTTACAAATCCAGAAGAAAACGAAAAAAATATGACGCAAACTATTCACTGGGTATAGACTCTATCGTAATAATAAGCCCTGATTATGCTAAGCTTGATGAGCGTCAAAAAGATGGAATAAAATACCTTACCACCGCTGAAAAATTAGATGAGTACAAAGCTGAATTGATGAACATATCTGATGATATAAACCTCAATTCTCAAATGCTTGATTACAAAAACATAGAATCATCAGATGTGGATGTGTTTAACGATTTATCACTAATGAAAAACTGGATAGACGAGCGATTGATGCATGAAAATGTAGATGCGCTTGTAAGTGATTTTGACTACATGGATCCTATTGGCAAAAAATATGGCACCAATTATATCTCCTATACGGGAAATCTCTCTCTGAGAGTAAGAGAGCGCAATGTGGCAGGCAAAATCATTTATTCTGTTTTTCTATTTCCTGTACTCCCATTTACTGTTGCCGATCTATTGATTCCTGATTATGAATCCTTCAACTACTTTTTTCTATTTGATATAAGTAATGGCAAAGCCTTATTGGCTGAGTACAATTATTACAAAACAAATGATAGTAAAGACTATTTGCGAAGCATCCTATACAACCACTTGATTCAAGTAAAAGCTAAAGCTAAATAA
- the asnA gene encoding aspartate--ammonia ligase, protein MKKEILRTEEAISFTKEIFESELKQKLALTKISSPIAILNGTGINDDLNGIERVVAFPIKALSDKEAVVVNSLSKWKRLRLQELDIEEGKGIITDMRAIRPDEDYSSIHSIYVDQWDWEKRISKESRNITFLKEEVTKIYKALRETEIKISEKYDSIQPVLPQNIKFIHTEELLQKYPTLTPKERESEITKEYGAVFLIGIGGNLSSEKPHDGRAPDYDDWSSENEDGYFGLNGDILLWHPILKESFEISSMGIRVDKLALLDQLNKTGQNDRKELQFHKLLLNEILPESIGGGIGQSRVCMFMLRKKHIGEVQVGIWPDSVKEKSKEEGIMLL, encoded by the coding sequence ATGAAAAAAGAAATACTAAGAACAGAAGAAGCAATAAGCTTTACAAAAGAAATTTTTGAATCCGAATTAAAACAAAAACTGGCCTTAACAAAAATTTCTTCGCCCATAGCGATACTCAATGGAACCGGAATAAATGATGACCTAAACGGCATTGAACGCGTAGTCGCTTTTCCAATTAAGGCTTTATCTGATAAGGAGGCGGTTGTTGTAAACTCTTTATCAAAATGGAAAAGGTTAAGGTTACAAGAGTTGGATATTGAAGAGGGAAAAGGAATTATAACGGATATGAGAGCAATAAGGCCTGACGAAGATTATAGCTCCATCCATTCCATTTATGTAGACCAATGGGATTGGGAGAAAAGAATATCTAAAGAATCACGTAACATCACATTTTTAAAGGAGGAAGTAACCAAAATATATAAAGCGCTAAGAGAAACTGAAATAAAGATTAGTGAAAAATATGACTCTATTCAACCAGTACTACCTCAAAACATAAAATTTATACATACCGAAGAATTACTTCAAAAATATCCCACACTAACTCCTAAAGAGCGTGAATCAGAGATCACAAAGGAGTATGGTGCGGTATTTTTAATAGGAATTGGCGGAAACCTCAGTAGTGAAAAACCTCATGATGGGAGAGCTCCTGATTATGATGATTGGAGTTCTGAAAATGAAGATGGGTATTTCGGGTTAAATGGTGATATATTATTGTGGCATCCTATTTTAAAAGAAAGTTTTGAAATTTCTTCAATGGGAATCAGAGTTGATAAACTTGCTCTGTTAGATCAATTAAACAAAACTGGACAAAACGATAGGAAAGAACTTCAATTTCATAAGCTGTTACTAAATGAAATTCTCCCGGAAAGTATTGGAGGAGGAATAGGACAGTCTCGAGTTTGCATGTTTATGTTAAGGAAAAAACATATTGGAGAAGTACAAGTGGGTATTTGGCCAGATTCCGTAAAAGAAAAATCTAAAGAAGAAGGAATTATGCTTTTGTGA
- a CDS encoding acyl-CoA thioesterase, translating into MDLAQRIQAAETNIFKAVFPNTTNHYDTLFGGTAMQLMDEVAFITATRFARKRVVTVSSDKIDFTQPIPAGTIIELIGKIEDIGRTSLKVSVEIYIEEMYSDKREKAISGTFTFVALDENKKPTSVL; encoded by the coding sequence ATGGATTTAGCTCAACGCATACAAGCTGCGGAAACCAATATTTTTAAAGCGGTTTTCCCAAATACCACCAATCATTACGATACACTTTTTGGGGGCACAGCAATGCAGCTAATGGACGAGGTAGCCTTTATTACCGCTACCCGCTTTGCGCGAAAACGTGTGGTTACCGTATCTTCTGATAAGATTGACTTTACACAGCCAATCCCTGCCGGAACCATCATTGAGCTTATTGGCAAAATTGAAGATATTGGCCGTACAAGTCTTAAGGTGAGTGTAGAAATCTATATTGAAGAAATGTACTCTGACAAAAGAGAAAAGGCCATTTCCGGTACGTTTACCTTCGTGGCTCTTGATGAGAATAAGAAGCCGACTTCGGTTTTATAG
- the recF gene encoding DNA replication/repair protein RecF (All proteins in this family for which functions are known are DNA-binding proteins that assist the filamentation of RecA onto DNA for the initiation of recombination or recombinational repair.): MYLKNLHLVNFKNWEQASFDFAPKLNCFVGSNGSGKTNLLDAIHYLSVCKSYFNTIDSQNIKDDEGFFVVEGDFEKDEAESHIYCGLKRGEKKVFKKNKKSYDKLADHIGRYPSVIISPYDRDLITEGSEIRRKFMDNVISQSDPIYLDNLVRYNKAVQQRNALLKFFAANHTFDKAGLEVYDEQMQERGVPVYEKRKEFLEQLEPKLSYYYNIIADGQEAPAITYQSQLHDSNFSDLLEKYRDKDRINQYSGAGIHKDDLQFSIDGRKVKKFGSQGQQKSFLIALKLAQYDFLYTKQGVKPLLLLDDIFDKLDEVRVEQLVRLVHDENFGQIFITDTHANRTAHLVKNVDDKANVFTIQNAKIEHEEKQ, translated from the coding sequence ATGTATTTAAAGAATCTCCATCTCGTAAATTTTAAAAATTGGGAACAGGCAAGTTTTGATTTTGCCCCCAAACTCAACTGCTTTGTGGGATCCAACGGAAGTGGTAAAACCAATCTTCTGGACGCCATCCACTACCTGTCGGTGTGCAAAAGTTATTTTAATACCATCGATAGTCAAAACATAAAAGATGATGAAGGATTTTTTGTGGTTGAGGGTGATTTTGAAAAAGATGAAGCCGAAAGCCATATATACTGCGGGTTGAAGCGTGGTGAGAAAAAGGTTTTTAAGAAAAACAAAAAGAGCTACGATAAACTGGCTGACCACATAGGCAGATATCCATCAGTAATTATTTCTCCTTATGATAGGGATTTGATCACTGAAGGTTCTGAGATTAGGCGCAAGTTTATGGATAACGTGATTAGCCAGTCCGATCCTATTTACTTGGACAATTTGGTGCGTTACAACAAAGCTGTGCAGCAGCGCAATGCCTTGTTAAAGTTTTTTGCTGCCAATCATACTTTTGACAAAGCAGGCCTGGAAGTATATGATGAGCAAATGCAGGAAAGGGGAGTGCCTGTGTATGAAAAACGCAAAGAGTTTTTAGAGCAACTGGAACCAAAGCTTTCATATTACTATAATATAATTGCTGATGGACAGGAAGCTCCAGCTATTACTTATCAATCGCAGTTGCACGACAGTAATTTTAGTGATCTACTAGAAAAGTACAGAGACAAAGATCGTATCAACCAATATTCGGGAGCGGGTATTCACAAGGACGATTTGCAATTTAGTATTGACGGCCGCAAGGTCAAGAAGTTTGGATCGCAGGGACAGCAAAAATCTTTTTTGATAGCGCTCAAGTTGGCGCAATATGATTTCCTTTATACCAAGCAAGGTGTAAAACCACTTTTGCTATTGGATGATATTTTTGATAAACTAGATGAGGTGCGCGTAGAGCAGCTGGTTAGGCTGGTGCATGACGAAAATTTTGGACAGATATTTATAACCGACACACACGCCAACCGTACGGCACATTTGGTAAAAAATGTAGACGACAAGGCCAATGTATTTACCATACAAAACGCAAAAATAGAGCATGAAGAAAAGCAATGA
- a CDS encoding lipoate--protein ligase — protein MLCIDNPYIEPYFNQAVEEYFLKNSDENIFMLWRNDNAIIVGKHQNTLAEINVENVKERDIKVVRRLTGGGAVFHDLGNLNYTFIMGYGEEGAKVDFKKYNQPIIDVLAGLGVKAHFSGRNDILIDDQKFSGNAEHIYHQKQRVLHHGTLLYASNVKDISDALKVNPLKFEGKARKSVVSRVTNISSHLKDDIGVEAFRQEVMMHITKLYPDAEPYTLTETDKREIQKLADEKYSQWHWNFGYSPKYGLKKGVKTLGGHVEVHLNVDKGLITDLDIFGDFFVNKDIEPLVEGLKGVEHREEVVLQKLKELQSSAYFNNISGDELVEAFF, from the coding sequence ATGCTGTGCATTGACAATCCATATATAGAGCCGTATTTCAATCAAGCGGTAGAAGAGTATTTCCTCAAAAATTCTGACGAAAACATTTTTATGCTTTGGCGGAATGACAATGCCATCATAGTAGGAAAACACCAGAACACTTTGGCGGAAATAAATGTGGAGAATGTTAAAGAGCGTGACATTAAAGTAGTACGAAGGCTGACAGGCGGAGGCGCTGTGTTTCACGATCTTGGGAATCTGAACTATACCTTTATCATGGGATATGGGGAGGAAGGAGCCAAGGTGGATTTTAAAAAATATAACCAACCGATAATTGATGTGTTGGCTGGCTTGGGGGTAAAAGCTCATTTTTCCGGGCGCAACGATATTTTGATTGATGATCAAAAGTTTTCAGGTAATGCGGAGCATATTTACCATCAAAAGCAAAGGGTTTTGCATCATGGTACTTTACTTTATGCTTCCAATGTTAAAGACATTTCGGATGCACTAAAAGTAAATCCGCTAAAGTTTGAGGGTAAAGCCCGAAAATCTGTGGTAAGCCGGGTTACCAATATCTCTTCTCACTTAAAGGATGATATTGGGGTGGAAGCTTTTCGACAGGAAGTGATGATGCACATTACTAAACTATACCCGGATGCTGAACCATATACTCTTACCGAAACCGATAAGAGAGAAATACAAAAGCTTGCTGATGAAAAGTATAGCCAGTGGCATTGGAACTTTGGTTATTCACCCAAGTATGGTCTTAAAAAAGGAGTGAAAACTCTAGGCGGTCACGTTGAGGTTCATCTTAATGTTGATAAAGGACTGATTACCGATCTTGACATTTTTGGCGATTTCTTTGTAAATAAAGACATTGAGCCATTAGTAGAAGGATTGAAAGGAGTGGAGCACCGCGAAGAAGTTGTATTGCAAAAACTAAAGGAGCTACAAAGTAGTGCCTATTTCAATAATATTTCTGGAGATGAATTAGTGGAGGCGTTTTTCTAA
- the ribH gene encoding 6,7-dimethyl-8-ribityllumazine synthase, translating into MATAGVDLSAFNKEELPDTSGMRFGIVVAEWNEKITEALYQGAFDTFIATGTPERQITRINVPGTFELVYGAKQLCEKDIFDAVIVIGNVIQGETRHFDFVCEGVTQGVVDLNVRYDTPVIFCVLTDNNIEQSRARSGGKHGNKGVECAVAAVKMAALRRVVH; encoded by the coding sequence ATGGCCACAGCTGGAGTAGATTTATCTGCCTTCAACAAAGAAGAACTTCCTGACACCTCAGGAATGAGATTTGGAATTGTAGTGGCCGAATGGAATGAAAAAATAACAGAAGCTCTCTATCAGGGAGCTTTTGACACTTTTATAGCTACCGGTACTCCCGAAAGACAAATTACCCGCATCAATGTACCAGGCACTTTTGAGCTGGTATATGGCGCCAAGCAACTTTGCGAAAAAGACATTTTTGATGCGGTTATCGTAATCGGTAATGTTATTCAAGGAGAGACCCGCCACTTCGACTTTGTATGTGAAGGTGTAACACAAGGTGTAGTTGACCTAAACGTTCGTTACGACACGCCTGTGATCTTCTGCGTACTTACCGACAACAACATTGAGCAAAGCCGTGCTCGCTCAGGTGGTAAGCATGGCAACAAAGGTGTGGAATGTGCTGTTGCCGCTGTAAAGATGGCCGCACTTCGTAGAGTGGTGCATTAA
- a CDS encoding tetratricopeptide repeat protein gives MSKQKKDHSEEEVLVDVGQSLSKAEHFFEENRKSITFIAVALFVIVGGYFAYLHLYQTPREVEAQDSIFSAQNYFEQDSLRLALNGDGQNYGFIDVAEEYSGTKAGNLANYYAGISYLNSGDYKNAIEYLDRFDSDDEILSVIATGAIGDAFVELNQPKEALDYYERATSGESNEFVVPFYLKKAGLIAEEQGDFKKAAKFYNRIKKDFGKSQEASDIDKYIARAETKMNK, from the coding sequence ATGTCAAAGCAAAAGAAAGATCACTCGGAAGAGGAAGTATTAGTAGATGTAGGCCAGAGTTTAAGCAAGGCTGAACATTTTTTTGAAGAAAATCGCAAGAGCATCACCTTTATCGCAGTTGCGTTATTTGTGATTGTTGGTGGATATTTCGCTTACTTACATCTTTACCAAACCCCTCGTGAGGTAGAAGCTCAGGATTCTATCTTTTCTGCACAAAACTATTTTGAGCAAGACTCACTAAGGCTTGCCCTTAACGGTGATGGACAGAACTACGGGTTTATTGACGTAGCTGAAGAATATAGCGGTACCAAAGCTGGAAACCTTGCAAACTACTATGCAGGAATTAGCTACCTAAACTCTGGTGATTACAAAAATGCTATTGAGTATTTAGATCGTTTTGACAGTGATGACGAGATCCTTTCAGTAATTGCTACTGGTGCTATTGGCGATGCTTTTGTAGAGCTAAACCAGCCAAAAGAAGCTTTGGATTATTACGAAAGAGCTACCAGCGGAGAAAGCAACGAATTTGTAGTTCCTTTTTACCTAAAGAAAGCTGGCCTTATTGCCGAAGAGCAAGGTGACTTTAAAAAAGCTGCAAAATTTTATAACCGTATCAAAAAGGATTTCGGCAAGTCTCAAGAAGCTAGCGACATCGATAAGTATATCGCTCGTGCTGAAACCAAAATGAACAAGTAA